The Candidatus Goldiibacteriota bacterium nucleotide sequence AGACGGACGGGCTTATGGATGAAATAGGCGTTGAACCCGAAGATGTGGACAGGGAAATAGCTTTAAATATCGCCCAGCAGCTTAAAAGCGATATTTTAGTATGGGGTATTATAGAAGAAAGGCAGTCCAACACCATATACGCAAGTTTTATTCCAAAAGAAGCTGAATATGACAGCCAGGGCAATACAAAGTATTCCTATTCTTTTACCGATGAAGATTATCTTTATTTTGACGTGACCATAAGGGCCATTTCCGTAACCGATGAAACCGCGGTTGATGAAGTTAAATTTACAGTTAAGAAACTTAAAGAACCTGTGCTTAACCCGCTTGGGCTGGAAGCTGTTTTTGTGCCTGCAACCGAAAGAAAAATAACACTTATAAGGGACCAGCTTAAATATTATGACCTGGACCTGCCTATTTTCTGCGGCACTTTTGACAATCCGGCGTATCTTCTTAACTTTATGGAAAGTTCGCAGGGTATTCATTTTACGTCCGAATTTTATCCGGATGAGCCGTCTGAAAATATTCAGAAATTTATCGCTGATTATAAGGAAAAATACGCCGCCATGCCGGGTGTAATTGAAGCAAACACATATGACACAATAAAAATAATGACTGCCATACTGCAATCCGGCGCTGAATCAAGGGAAGCGTTTAAGGATATGCTTAAATCGGTAAGAAACTACGAAGGCGTAACCGGAAGGTTTTCTTTTGACGCAAATAACGACCCTATAAAAGAGTATTACATTATGAAAATTGAAGACGGTATAAAAATTCTTGGAAAAATAAAGGGAGAATAAAATGAAATTCAGCCGCCTTCGCGGTGTTAAGGATGTATTCGGGGAAGAGACGGCGGTATGGGAAACAATAAACGCAGCCGCGCGTAAAATGTTCTCTTTATACGGATACAACAATATCATCACTCCCGTTATTGAGGATGTTAACCTTTTTGCCCGCGGTATAGGCGAAGGCACGGATATTGTTATAAAAGAGATGTATGATTTTAAGGATAAAGGCGACAGGCACATTGTACTGCGCCCGGAAGGCACCGCGTCTGTGGTAAGGGCGTATATAGAAAACAGCCTTCCGGTAAAAAGCGACCTGTATTATTACGGGCCAATGTTCAGGTATGAACGGCCTCAGAAGGGGCGTTTCAGGGAATTTTTTCAGGTGGGAGCGGAAAGTTTTGGCGAAGCTTCGCCATATAAAGACACGGAAGTGATAAAACTTGCGCAGGATATTTTGGCAGAAACAGGGATAAAAGACTGCAAACTTCTTATAAACAACCTTGGCGCGAAAAAAGATTACAAGGATAACCTTGTAAAATACCTTGAAGAGCGTAAAAGTCAGCTTTGCGAAGACTGTCTTAAAAAGATAGAACGCGCGCCGATAAGGGTGCTTGACTGCAAAAGTGAAAAATGTAAAGAAGCAACAAAAGACGCGCCTTTAATAACCGATAACCTTACACCGGAAGCCGCGGCTCATTACGCTGAAGTTAAAAGATTATTAACTTTATCCGGAGTGAAATTTGAAGAAGATCCAAAAATGGTCAGGGGGCTTGACTATTATACAGGCACAGTATTTGAATTTACCACCACACTGCTTGGGCCGCAGCAGAACACAATTCTTGCGGGCGGGCGTTATGACAACCTTGTGGCGGAATTCGGCGGAAAAAGCACTCCGGCCACGGGATTTGCGATGGGGATGGAACGTATGGCGGAGGTTTTAAAAACACAGCAGGCGCAGATATTATCGCCGTTTGGCGTGTTTATAGTATATGACGCGAAACACAGGGATATGGCTTTTAATGTATTAAATATGTTAAGGCAGGGCGGTATAAAAACCCTGATATCATTTGAAGATAAAAGTTTTAAAGCGCAGTTCAGGGAAGCGGATTCAAAAAACGTAAAGCACGTAATAGTAATAGGCGACACGGAAGCGCAGGCGGACAGGCTTGCGGTAAAAGATATGAAGACAGGCGAACAGATGAATATTGAAACAAATGAAGCGGTACAGTATTTTTTAAATCTGAAATAGTTTAATCGGAGTGTTAATGCAAAAATTAAGAATAGCCGTTACAATGGGGGACCCGGCCGGGATAGGGCCGGAAATAACCGCAAAGCTGTTTTTATTGCCTGAAATTTATAAAAATGCTTCTGTGACCGTAATCGGCGATTTGACCACAATGATAGACACCCAAAGGCGGGTAAGCAATAAACTTTCCATAAGGCCTGTCACATCTTTTAATAAAAAAATGACAAAGGGAGTGATAAACCTCTTTGATATGAAACTTATAAAATACGGCGAAGTGCCGCTTGGCGCTGAAACAAAAAAAGGCGGCAAAGCGCAGTATTATTACGTGAAAAAAGCAATTGAGGCCGCGCTTAAAGGCGAAGTGGACGCGATAGTAACGGCGCCGATTAATAAGCACGCTCTTCACATGGCGGGAATAATGTATCCCGGGCACACCGAAATACTTGCGGAAGAAACCGGGGTTAAAAATTTTGGCATGATGCTTATGTGCCCGCGGTTAAAAGTTATGCTTGTGACCACACACACCTCCTTAAAAAGCGTGTCCGGTCTGCTGACGGTAAAAAAAGTCCTTGAAAAAATAGAACTTGCGCATACGGCGATGAAAGATGACTTTGGAATTAAAGAGCCAAAAATCGCGGTATTGGGTTTAAACCCGCACAGCGGCGAAGCCGGCGCTTTTGGCGATGAAGAGATAAAAATAATAACTCCTGCCATAAAAGCCGCGCGGAAAAAGGGTATTAACGCGCAGGGGCCATATCCGCCGGATACCATATTCGGAAAATTAGTACATACACAAAGCCATGATATTGCCGTATGCATGTACCACGACCAGGGGCTTATACCTTTAAAATTAATCGGATTTGATTCCGGTGTCAACGTTACTTTGGGATTGCCCATAGTGCGTACTTCACCCGACCACGGCACCGCGTATGACATAGCGGGGACAAATACCGCCTCCGCGGAATCAATGCTGACAGCTTTTAAGACTGCGGTTGTGATAGCACGAAACAGGATGAAAAACAGGTAAATGGCGGATAAAAAATTCAGGTATAAAAAAGGGCTGGGTCAGAATTTTCTTCATGATACGGTAAAAATTGACCGTATGATAACGGCAATTGCGCCTGACCCGTCGGAAACGTTTCTTGAAATAGGGCCCGGTTCGGGTAATCTTACAAAAAAGATACTGCCGCTTGTAAAAAAAATATACGCGGTGGAACTTGACAGAGAAGCGATAGAAAAGTTAAAAACAGCCACGGGCGGCTCTGAATGGCTGGAAATTATAAACGCGGACATACTTGAAACCGATATCACAAAGTTTTTTCCGCAGGCGGGCAAGTTAAGGGTCATAGGCAATATTCCTTATTATATAACCACCCCTATAATAGAAATGGTTATAAATAACAAAAGTAATGTTAAAGATATTTATTTAACGGTGCAGAAAGAAGTGGCAGAGCGCATATGCGCGCCGGAAGGGTCAAAGACATACGGGTCACTTTCCGTGTTTTGCCAGTATCACGCTGACTGCGAATACCTTTTCACAATAGGCAGAAAGGCGTTTTTCCCCGTGCCGGACGTGGATTCCGCGTTTATAAGGATGAACTTTGAAAAGAAAACGCCTTTTACAGTAAAAGATGAAATTGAATTTTTTAAGCTTACGCGCGGCGGATTTGAACAGAGGCGTAAAATGTTAAGTAATAATATAAAAAGGGTGTTTGGGTTTAATGAAGAACAGGCAAAAAACGCTTTAAGGCAGGCGGGAATTGTGGAAAATGTCCGAGCAGAGGATGTTTCCATAATTGACTTTGCGAAACTGTCGGATGTAATATATAATATTAAAAAAATAGCGATTTAAGCTATAAGCAGATAAGCAGAAGCGAAGAAGGTAAGCAAATAAGCTGTTAAGCAAAATAAAAAAGGTGTCTATGGTTTGTGTTTACGCTATAGCTTAATTGCCTAATGCTTAACTGCTTAATTTTTTCAAGGAGCAAAAAATGTGCGGGATAATAGGATACACGGGAAATAACGAAGCTGCAGAGCGTATAATTTACGGGCTTAAGAAGCTTGAATACCGCGGTTATGATTCTTCCGGTATTGCGGTGATAAATGCCGGTAAAATAACACGCGTAAGAAGCGCGGGCAGGCTTGAAAACCTTGTGGCAAAATTAAAAGGCAATAAAATACCGGGGATGACAGGTATAGGCCATACGCGCTGGGCAACGCACGGAAAACCGTCTGATGAAAACGCGCATCCCCATACTGACTGCACGGGCATGATTACCCTTATTCACAATGGGATAATAGAAAATTATTACGAGATAAGGGAAGAACTTATTAAGAAAGGGCATAAGTTTTCTTCCGAAACCGACACGGAAGTCTTTGCCCATCTCATAGAAGAAAAAATATCTTTGGGGATAGAAAAAGCCGTGGCAGCGGCGTTAAAAAGAATACGCGGAATGTATGCCATGGTAATACTTTATTCCAAAGAACCGGGAAAAATAATCGCGGCACGGCATGGGTCGCCCCTTGTGCTGGGAATAGGAAAAGGCGAAAATTTTATAGCGTCAGACGTGCCGTCTTTTTTAAAGTTCACGGATAAAGCGCTGTTTCTTGAAGACGGCGATGTGGCAGTGGTGACAAAAGAAAAAGTAAACATAACCAATGCCGGTAAGAAAGTTCAAAGGGCTGTAAGGGAAATAAAATGGACGGCAAAACAGGCGGAAAAAGCCGGCTACCCGCATTTTATGCTTAAGGAAATAAACGAAGAACCGCAGTCTTTTGAAGACACAATACTTGGCAGGTTTGATGAATTAAAAGGCAGAATTGAATTTGAAAGCGTGGATGATAAAAAACTTGCGAAGATTGAAAGAATAAAGATAGTGGCGTGCGGCACGTCCTATCACGCTGCCTACGCGGCAAAATACCTGATAGAAAAATATTCCGGCGTCTCCGTGGAAGTTGAAGTGGCGTCAGAAATACGGTACGCAAATCCGGTCGTTGATAAAAAGACGCTTTTAGTTGCCGTGTCTCAGTCAGGTGAAACAATTGACACGATAGAGGCGTTTAAAAACCTTAAAGCAAAAGCCGGCTATTCGCTGGCAATAGTAAACGTGGTGGGTTCCACCTTAAGCCGCATGCTGGACGGCGTTATTTATACGCACGCGGGGCCGGAAATTGGCGTAGCCGCGACAAAGACTTTTATAAGCCAGCTTGCCGTGCTTTACTTGTTTGCACTGCATATGGGAAAAATAAAAGGGGTATTAAAAGCGAAAGACGTCAGGCGCGGAATACAGAATTTAAGAAAAGTACCGGGGCTTATTAAAGTAATATTAAAAGATAAGGAAAAAATAGCAAAGATAGCGGCTAAATATAAAAAGAACCGCGATTTTCTTTACTATGGACGTAATATTAATTATCCGATGGCGCTTGAAGGCGCGTTGAAACTTAAGGAAATTTCTTATATACACGCGGAAGGTTACGCCGCGGGTGAGATGAAGCACGGCCCCATTGCGCTTGTGGATGACAAAGTCCCCAATGTTTTTATCGCGCCAAAGGGCAAAGTATACGAAAAACTTATTTCCAATATTCAGGAAATTAAAGCGCGGTCAGGCACAATAATCGCTGTCACAAATAAATCAAACAAAGAGATGAAAAAGTTCGCGGAAGATGTAATATACATACCGGATATTGACGAGGATTACTATCCGCTTCTTGCCGCTATTCCAATGCAGCTTCTTGCCTATTATATAGGAGTGAAAAAAGGTATAGATGTGGATAAACCAAGAAATTTGGCAAAGTCAGTGACGGTGGAATAGTTCGGATGCTTAGAGGCTTTGATGCTTGGAAGGCTTGGAAAAAAGGTTTGGTAGGCGCACCCTTTAGGGTGCGGCAGTTGAAAATGAAAACATAAAGATATTAAAATAAGATAAACGCGGAAGAAAACAAAACCGAAAAAATATATAAAAGGAAAATATGAAAAAACTGCAGGAAGTAATACTTAAGAAATTTGAAGAACAAAGGATATTAACGGGGCATCCGTGGGTTTTTAAATCAGAAATTGAAACTATTCCGGATGCCGCGCAGGACGGAGATATTGTAATGGTGCGCGCGGGTTCCAGAAAACGCGTGGGGCTTGGCTATCTTAACAGAAAGTCAGAAATCACAGTGCGGATGCTGGATATCGCGCCAAAAAAAGAAGAGTACGCGCCTATAAAAGATTTAAAGTCATTCCTGTATAATAAAATTAACAGGGCTGTGAAACTGCGTGAAAAGATTACCAATACAAACGCCAAACGTATCTTTTTCTCTGAAGCAGACGGCATTCCCGGCTTTATTGCGGATTTATATAACGGGCTTTTGGTTGTGCAGGTAAATACCCTTGGCGCGGAAAAATTAAAACCCATGCTTGTGGAAGCATTAAAAAGGGAGCTTAAGCCGGCGCTGATTTATGAAAAAAGTATTTCCCCGTCGCGCAAAAAAGAGGGGCTTGAACAGTCAGAAGGCGTGTTGTGGCCGGAAGGTGCGGAAATTAAGCCGGTTATCATCACTGAAAACGGCCTTAAGTTTGAAGTTAACGTAAAATCAGGCACCAAAACCGGTTTTTACCTTGACCAGAGGGACGCAAGGGGTAAATTGAAAGATTATATAAAGGAAGGTGCGCGCGTGCTGGACTGTTTC carries:
- a CDS encoding histidine--tRNA ligase, encoding MKFSRLRGVKDVFGEETAVWETINAAARKMFSLYGYNNIITPVIEDVNLFARGIGEGTDIVIKEMYDFKDKGDRHIVLRPEGTASVVRAYIENSLPVKSDLYYYGPMFRYERPQKGRFREFFQVGAESFGEASPYKDTEVIKLAQDILAETGIKDCKLLINNLGAKKDYKDNLVKYLEERKSQLCEDCLKKIERAPIRVLDCKSEKCKEATKDAPLITDNLTPEAAAHYAEVKRLLTLSGVKFEEDPKMVRGLDYYTGTVFEFTTTLLGPQQNTILAGGRYDNLVAEFGGKSTPATGFAMGMERMAEVLKTQQAQILSPFGVFIVYDAKHRDMAFNVLNMLRQGGIKTLISFEDKSFKAQFREADSKNVKHVIVIGDTEAQADRLAVKDMKTGEQMNIETNEAVQYFLNLK
- the pdxA gene encoding 4-hydroxythreonine-4-phosphate dehydrogenase PdxA, with protein sequence MQKLRIAVTMGDPAGIGPEITAKLFLLPEIYKNASVTVIGDLTTMIDTQRRVSNKLSIRPVTSFNKKMTKGVINLFDMKLIKYGEVPLGAETKKGGKAQYYYVKKAIEAALKGEVDAIVTAPINKHALHMAGIMYPGHTEILAEETGVKNFGMMLMCPRLKVMLVTTHTSLKSVSGLLTVKKVLEKIELAHTAMKDDFGIKEPKIAVLGLNPHSGEAGAFGDEEIKIITPAIKAARKKGINAQGPYPPDTIFGKLVHTQSHDIAVCMYHDQGLIPLKLIGFDSGVNVTLGLPIVRTSPDHGTAYDIAGTNTASAESMLTAFKTAVVIARNRMKNR
- the rsmA gene encoding ribosomal RNA small subunit methyltransferase A, whose amino-acid sequence is MADKKFRYKKGLGQNFLHDTVKIDRMITAIAPDPSETFLEIGPGSGNLTKKILPLVKKIYAVELDREAIEKLKTATGGSEWLEIINADILETDITKFFPQAGKLRVIGNIPYYITTPIIEMVINNKSNVKDIYLTVQKEVAERICAPEGSKTYGSLSVFCQYHADCEYLFTIGRKAFFPVPDVDSAFIRMNFEKKTPFTVKDEIEFFKLTRGGFEQRRKMLSNNIKRVFGFNEEQAKNALRQAGIVENVRAEDVSIIDFAKLSDVIYNIKKIAI
- the glmS gene encoding glutamine--fructose-6-phosphate transaminase (isomerizing) produces the protein MCGIIGYTGNNEAAERIIYGLKKLEYRGYDSSGIAVINAGKITRVRSAGRLENLVAKLKGNKIPGMTGIGHTRWATHGKPSDENAHPHTDCTGMITLIHNGIIENYYEIREELIKKGHKFSSETDTEVFAHLIEEKISLGIEKAVAAALKRIRGMYAMVILYSKEPGKIIAARHGSPLVLGIGKGENFIASDVPSFLKFTDKALFLEDGDVAVVTKEKVNITNAGKKVQRAVREIKWTAKQAEKAGYPHFMLKEINEEPQSFEDTILGRFDELKGRIEFESVDDKKLAKIERIKIVACGTSYHAAYAAKYLIEKYSGVSVEVEVASEIRYANPVVDKKTLLVAVSQSGETIDTIEAFKNLKAKAGYSLAIVNVVGSTLSRMLDGVIYTHAGPEIGVAATKTFISQLAVLYLFALHMGKIKGVLKAKDVRRGIQNLRKVPGLIKVILKDKEKIAKIAAKYKKNRDFLYYGRNINYPMALEGALKLKEISYIHAEGYAAGEMKHGPIALVDDKVPNVFIAPKGKVYEKLISNIQEIKARSGTIIAVTNKSNKEMKKFAEDVIYIPDIDEDYYPLLAAIPMQLLAYYIGVKKGIDVDKPRNLAKSVTVE
- a CDS encoding class I SAM-dependent rRNA methyltransferase, with amino-acid sequence MKKLQEVILKKFEEQRILTGHPWVFKSEIETIPDAAQDGDIVMVRAGSRKRVGLGYLNRKSEITVRMLDIAPKKEEYAPIKDLKSFLYNKINRAVKLREKITNTNAKRIFFSEADGIPGFIADLYNGLLVVQVNTLGAEKLKPMLVEALKRELKPALIYEKSISPSRKKEGLEQSEGVLWPEGAEIKPVIITENGLKFEVNVKSGTKTGFYLDQRDARGKLKDYIKEGARVLDCFCYTGAFSVYAKHFGAGSVTGVDISDKGLKTAENNMKLNNFDNYEFIKEDVFEFLRKQTAKKEKYDVIILDPPPFSKTKSEKEGAMAGHKELHVSALKLLNRGGVMMSFSCSHSVRGQELMENAYAAAADAKCEIEPAGIFEQAADHPYKKSIPETYYLKGIAVKKITA